The nucleotide sequence GTGGATGGTGAAGATTTATTTCATCGGCAACACAGTTGTGTAGCTATTAAAAGCTGTATAAAATTGTGATAAGCCTAGGAATAATTAAGCTTTATTAACTTTTTGCAGTAACCAATGAATGAACAGGATATTGGTAAGATTCGTATATTGCCGAGCTTCGCGTCCGCATCTTCACTTCAAAAGCTGCGAGAACGTAACATGATGTTCTGAGTAGAATGAGCCCAACCCAACTGATTATCCAAAAAATCGACTTGCTGCCCCCCACTGAGTTGGAAGTCGTTTATCAAGAAGTAGCCAAGCGCATGAGCCATATCAGCCGGGCTACCAAGCTTCTAGCCAAGTACCGGGGTAAGGGCCAGGGCATCTGGTCGATGGACGCGCAGGAGTATGTGCAGCAGTTACGGCAGAACACGCGTGGCTAAGATATTCTTCGACACGGCTCCCTTCATTTACTTAGTTGAGAACCACGCCACTTATTATCAGAAAGTAGCCGATTATCTGACTCAGTCGCTCACGGACAATGCGATGCTGGAAACCAGCGTGCTGACCTACACCGAATTCTGCGCGAAGCCAGAGCAGTTGGGCCGACCTGATTTGCTGCTCGATTTCGACGAACTGCTACGGGATTTTGATTTTCAGATGCGCGAAATATGTCTGGCCGTTGCCACGCTGGCGTACCAGTTGCAAGCACGATACGCCGGCCTTAAAGGCATCGACGCCATGCAAATTGCCACAGCTGTTAATGCGGGCTGTAATATATTCCTGACCAACGACAGGGAATTGAAGAACATTCGCGAAATCCAGGTGGTGGTGGTAGCGGATTTGTAAGCGAGAGTCCGCTTGCTGTGTGGTAAGGTTGTAAAGGTTGGCGTTGCGGAGGCATGCTACTTTCATAGTGAACCCTCCGTATGCTCCCATCATGACGCCCGACGAAAAACAAGCTTACACTGAGTTACTGGAATGGCAGAAGCAAATGCAGCAACCGCCGTCCATGCTGAATCGGTTGGCGCGGCGAGTGCAGGCGCGCCTTAATGCGCTGTTGCCCGAGCGAGTACATAAAGCCATTACAGCTACCATCAAGCAAATGGTGCGGGCCGTATTGTTTGGGTCGACGTACATCTCACCCCAGCCGCTGACAGGGAAGACACTGGCTGCCCGTGAAACGAGCGTGCGTACTCGGATACGCTATTACCGCAACACCGCGGCCGCCGAAGGAGCCGTGACGGGTGCCGCCGGCTTTTTCCTCGGCCTTGCCGATTTTCCGTTGCTGCTCGGCATCAAGCTTAAACTACTGTTTGATATAGCGGCACTCTACGGCTACGACGTGAAGGAGTATCCCGAGCGGCTCTACATCCTGCATATCTTCCAACTAACCTTCAGCAGCCAGCATACGCGCAACGAGGTGTATCGTCGCCTGGCCGATTGGGAAAACTACCGCCGTACGTTGCCCACCGATGTCAACGTGTTTGACTGGCGCACTTTTCAACAAGAGTACCGCGACTATATTGACCTTGCTAAACTGGCGCAGCTACTGCCCATTATTGGGGCGGCAGTAGGGGCGGTGGCCAATTACCGCTTACTGGTGCAGCTTGGCGAAACGGCCATGAATTGTTACCGAATGAGGCACTTCGCTAAAGAGAACAGCGAAATTGTTCCGCTTTCCTCTTGATGCATTTCCAGCTAACCCACTACACAGAAAAGCCTCAGCGACACCTTCGTTGAGGCTTTTCTATAAACGAGTAGTGCTTGGCTTTGGGCTTTATGGTCTTCTAGACGCATAGGTGTCCAGCAATTTGCCGTGACTTCGTCCTGCCTGGAGCGTATGCCGTTAGTGCAGCTAGCTTCTAGCTGTACTCACTTCACAGGTTGTTTATTCTTTTTGCATGGCGCGCGTTTCTCCCACTGTAGCGACCGAACGTTTATTTCCTTCTGCTGAACAAACCGATGCTATGCTGCGCAACATTACGCAGCGCTACGCCGGCACCGACCCCGATGGGCTGCACTTCTGCATGGCAATGGGGCGCCTATTCAACAGTTTGTTCGCTAGTATGGACAAACATTTCGCTCATTTAGGAATCACCCAAGGACGCTTGATTGTGCTGCTCCACCTCGACGGCGCAGCGGCGGGCATCAGCCCCTCAACGTTGGCCTTGCACTGTGGTGTGTCGCGAGCCGCCATAACCAAGCTACTGATAGGGCTGGAAAAGCAAGGCTATATCCAGCGGGTAGTGGCTCCCACCGACCGGCGTGCCCACACCGTGCAGCTAACCCAAGCCGGCCGCACATTTCTAGATGAGACAATGCCCAACGACCAGCGTCGGTTGGCCGTCATAATGGAGCCGTTCAGTGTATCGGAGCGGCAGGAGCTACTACGCCTGCTCTCCAAATTAGCGCACATGTTTCGGACGGCTATAGATGAAGAGGGCAGGCAACTGCCAGTGAAGTAAGGAGTTGCTAGTCATTCGTGCAATGCTAGAGCTAGCTTGTTGAAACGAACGTCAAGTGGTCTAGCCGACTATCTGCCCCCAGTAGCCGACTGGTCAATTGGTTTAGTTAACGGGTTAACTATTTCGGCAGGGGCGCGTAAGGAAGTATACTGAGGTGCTGCTGAGGGTTGAGCTTCACATGCTTACAACAGTGCCAATCGGGAAACAAAATAGAAAAGGCCCTCTGATGTCTGTGTTGCCGATGATACGAACAGACAATGAACCGGCTCAAACCTTAAAAGTTAATTGCCTGTATTCAAGTAGCATGACGTGAAACAAGTTGGCTTGGGTGGTAAGGAAGTAACCGTGAGTAATGAGTTATCAAGCAATAGCTTACTCGATGTGATTGTAGAAAAGATACGTACCCTGATCCATGCAACGCGCGAGGCGGTTCCTGTTGGGCTGGTGTTGCTGCTAACCGCGGCCGCGGATGCCGAAGCGCAAGGCCGACCAGCTAGTTCACAGCCAGCAGGCGGCGCGCAGCAGCAAAGCAGCGGACAACAAGGCATAGGTGGCCCGCCCGCGGGGCAACAGCAGCAACAAGAGTTGCAGCGGCGGCGTCAGCAAATGCAGCAAGCCAACGAGCAGCAGAGTGCGCCACCGACTCCCCTAAATCCAGCCAGCGCACCAGCTTCTATGAGCCAGGGAAGCGCACCGGGCCAAAGTGGAGGCAGCCAAGGAGCACAACCGAATTCTGGTTCCGGGGGTGCGGGCTCTCCCGGCGAGCCTCGGGGCGCTACCACGCCGCGTGCTCCTATAGGCGGGGCCATGCGCAATGCCAATAGCCAAGGCATGCAAACCGGAGCGGCCCGCGTACTGGCCGTGGCCCCGGAGCGCCTGAGCCTAGCCGACGCCATAACCATAGGGTTAGATAACAACTTGGCCACGTTGCTGGCCACCGAGCGGGCCGAAGAAGCACGAGCCTTGCAACAACAGGTGCGGTCTTTTCTGTTGCCTAACATCACGGGTACTGCTTATCAGCAAAACCGGACGCTCAACTTGGCCGCGCAAGGCTTGGGTGGCGGTGGGGGAGAAGAAATGATGGGAGGAGGTATGGGCGGCGGAGCGTCTATTCCTTCTTTCGTGGGGCCTTTCAATACGTTTGACGCCCGCCTGAATTTCTCCCAAACGATTCTTAATCTGGCGGCGCTGCGCGAATACAAAAGCACGAAAGCCGCCGTGCAGGTAGCGGACCTAACCGCCCAACTGGCTCGGGAGCAGGTGGCTACTTTTGTGGCGCTGGCTTATCTGAGCGCCCAACGCAGCAACCTAGAAGTAAACGCTGCCCGAGCCGATCTTCGGTTGGCGGAAGCCTTACGTGAGCTGGCTGTCAAGCAACGAAATGCTGGCGTAGCCAACGGTATTGATGTGGTACGGGCCGAGTCGAGAGCGGCGCAAGAACGGCTCCGCGTGGTGCAAGCCGAGGCCAGCGCCGAGCAAACCCGCTTAGACTTAGAACGCGCTGTAGGGTTGCCGCAAGGCAGTTCCACTGCCCTCACCGATACGCTAGCTGTGCGCGCCGAGGCGGTGCCGTCCATTGACGCTGCGTTGCAGCAAGCGCTGGCTTCGCGGCTAGATACGCGCATTGCCGAGCAAACCATCGAGCAACGTGCCCTCGACCGTAAGGCGCGTGCTGCGGCCCGCTACCCCACTATTAATGCTGTCGGTGACTATGGACAGTCGGCCAATACGCCTTTCAAAAACGACCGTGCTACACGCACCTACGGCGTGCAGCTGAGCGTGCCTGTGTTTGATGGAGGCTACACCCGTGGCCGGATAAACGCGGCCCTGAGTCAGCAGCGCCAGGCAGAGTGGGAGCTAGGGAACAGCCGCGGCCAAGTGGAGCAAGACGTGCGCACTGCTTTGGTAGGCTGGCGCTTAGGGGCCGAACAAGTACGGGCCAGCGAAGAACAGTTTCAACTAGCAACCCGTGAATTGGAGCTTGCCACCCAACGTTTCCGGGCTGGCGTAGCCGACAACACCGAAGTATTAGAGGCACAGGCCGGCTTAGCCAATGCCCGGGCTCTACGAGTACAGGCGCTAGCGCAGTACGGTGCGGCGCGGCTCAATTTTGCCGCCGCCACTGGCACCGCGCAGTCTTTTCGCCTGTAATCAACCCATCGCCAACGTAGACTTCTAATGGCACAAGATACCACCCAATCTCCCGCTCGTAGTGCCCCTCGCGACCCCGCCCGGCGGCAAGCAGCCGACCCTTCCGATGCGCCGGACCTCAGCGCCCGAGGCCGTCGTAAAGTAGAACAGCAAACCGAAGATGCCCCCGACGAAACCACCAAAACGCCCGTTTACAAGCGGCCGTGGTTTGTGATAGGTGCCATCATCTTGGTACTGGCCGTGCTGTTCTTCGGGATTCGCTACTACCTGCACGCCCGCGCCCACGAATCAACAGACAACGCCTTTATCGAGGGCGACGCTGTACGCGTGAGCCCAAGGGCAGCTGGTACGGTAAGCAAGGTGTATGTGCGCGACAACCAACTGGTGCAGGCTGGTACGTTGCTCTTGGAGCTAGACCCGCGCGACTACCAAGCACGGCTCAATCAAGCCCAGGCTGGCGTAGTGAGTGCGCAGGCGCAGCGAGATGCTTCCGCCCGCGCCGCTACGGCGCGGCGTAGTGTCATTGATCAGCAGCGGGCCCAATTGGCGGCCGCAACGGCGTCGTTGGAACAAGCACAAGCGGAAGAGCGCGCCGCCCAAGCCCAAGCGGCCCGCGACGCCCGCGACGAGCAGCGCTATGCCGAACTCTACAAAACCGATGCCGTGTCGCGCCAGCGCTACGACCAAGCCCAAACAGCCGCCCGTACCACAGCCGCTCAGGCCGATGCGGCCCGTAAGCGCACCCAAACCGTACGGGCGCAGGTCGGGCAGGCGCGCGCCGCCGTGGCCCAAGCCGAAAACGACTACCGCCAAGCTACCGAGCAAATTGGCGTGGCGGCCGCGCAAATAGGGGAGGCCCAGGCTGCCGCTGAAGAAGCCAAGCTGCAGCTTTCGTACACGAAAATTTACGCTGCCGAAACCGGGCGCGTCACGCGTAAGGCAGTAGATGAGGGGCAAACCGTAGCAGTAGGGCAGCAACTCATGGCGCTTACGTATGGTCAGCTGTGGGTAACGGCCAACTTCAAGGAAACCCAGCTCGAAAAGATGCGGGCCGGTCAGCCAGTTGAATTAGAGGTAGACGCCTATCCGAGTGAGAAATTTCGGGGTAAGGTAGAGAGCTTCCAGCGCGGCACCGGCGCCCGCTTTAGCTTGCTGCCCGCCGAAAACGCTACCGGTAACTACGTGAAAGTAGTTCAGCGCATCCCCGTCAAAATCGTGTTTGATGGTCAGCCCAACCTGCACTTGCTAGCCCCTGGCATGTCGGTAGTGCCTGAAGTAGACATCAGCGTCGAGCCGACCGAGAAGCCTACTGCACCTCGTAATGAGAGTGCCGGTTCACGCGCCGCCGTTCGTTGAAATAGTAGCGGCTGGATGGCTTCTGCTCACTGGAATCACAATTTAACATAGTACTCAATGGAGCCCCAATCCACTTCGCCGGGACGCTGGCAAGCAGATTTGAATAATTTCTTTGCGACTGTAGACCGCGAAAACCAAGCGTTCAGCCACAACCTCACCCGGCAAGGTACTTTCTATTCGGAAGTGGCACGGCCGGCTCTGGAAGCGGCGGCTGAAGCCTTGCGCCAGCACGGCCGTACCTGCGAAACGGGCCTCGACCAAAGCCGCATCTACCTGATTGTGCATCGGCCCGAAGGACCCGTGGAGTTTCAGTATGCCGTAGTGGCCGAAGCCCGCATCGAAACCGTCACGCCCTACATTCACTGCTGGTTCGAGGAAAACGAGTTAGCCGACAAAGCCACGGAGGCTGCCGGTCAGAAGGAGGAAACCGAAGATGAGGACGATAAGGACGAGTCGGATGCAGACGGCGAATCGGAAGGCGAAGACGAGGAAAAGGACGAAAAGAAAGACGACAAAAAGCCCGCTCGCACGAAAACCATCGAGCTGCTTAGCACTTGGACGGAAGGGCGCGAAATTGAGAGCGTAACGCGCGAGGAAATCCTGGCTGATTTTACCACGCACTACAAGGAAGCCGTGACGCGGCTGCGCACGCATTTGCATACCACGCCGCAGTAGTGGCCGCTCGAAGTAGTAGCTATGAGCTCAACCAAAACCTTGAAAAAACCAGCCAGTGATGCCACTGCTAGCCACGGGGGCAACCTCAAGTGGATTATTGCGGTGACGGTGGCCATGGCAACGTTCATGGAAGTGCTGGACGATACCAGCGTGTCGGTAGCGCTGTCGCAGATTGGAGGAAACCTGAGCGCCGCCGAAGACGAGGTAACATGGGTGGTAACGGCGCAACTGGTATCGAAGGCGGTAGTGCTGCCGGTGGCCGGGTTTCTGGCTACGGTGGTGGGGCGTAAGCGCCTGTTCTCGATTTGCCTGCTGGCCTACGGTGCTACTTCGCTGCTGTGCGGTTTGTCGCCATCCATTGGGTTTCTGGTGTTCATGCGCGTGATACAAGGGCTGAGCGGCGGCATGCTTTCGCCCATGGCGCAGGCCATTCTGACCGATACTTTTCCACCGGCGCAACGCGGGCTAGCGTTTGCGGCCTACGGGGTAGCCACGGTGGTAGCGCCCACTGTCGGGCCCACGCTAGGCGGCTACCTCGTCGATAATGCCAGCTGGAACTGGGTGTTTTTCGTGAACGTGCCGGTAGCCATCGTAACGGCTTTTCTGGTGTCGATACTAGTGAAAGACCCGCCGGCGATGGTGAAGGAGAAAGCCGCGAAGTGGGCTGGTGGGCTCAAGGTTGACTATATCGG is from Hymenobacter tibetensis and encodes:
- a CDS encoding type II toxin-antitoxin system VapC family toxin; translated protein: MAKIFFDTAPFIYLVENHATYYQKVADYLTQSLTDNAMLETSVLTYTEFCAKPEQLGRPDLLLDFDELLRDFDFQMREICLAVATLAYQLQARYAGLKGIDAMQIATAVNAGCNIFLTNDRELKNIREIQVVVVADL
- a CDS encoding EcsC family protein → MTPDEKQAYTELLEWQKQMQQPPSMLNRLARRVQARLNALLPERVHKAITATIKQMVRAVLFGSTYISPQPLTGKTLAARETSVRTRIRYYRNTAAAEGAVTGAAGFFLGLADFPLLLGIKLKLLFDIAALYGYDVKEYPERLYILHIFQLTFSSQHTRNEVYRRLADWENYRRTLPTDVNVFDWRTFQQEYRDYIDLAKLAQLLPIIGAAVGAVANYRLLVQLGETAMNCYRMRHFAKENSEIVPLSS
- a CDS encoding MarR family winged helix-turn-helix transcriptional regulator, which produces MARVSPTVATERLFPSAEQTDAMLRNITQRYAGTDPDGLHFCMAMGRLFNSLFASMDKHFAHLGITQGRLIVLLHLDGAAAGISPSTLALHCGVSRAAITKLLIGLEKQGYIQRVVAPTDRRAHTVQLTQAGRTFLDETMPNDQRRLAVIMEPFSVSERQELLRLLSKLAHMFRTAIDEEGRQLPVK
- a CDS encoding TolC family protein — translated: MKQVGLGGKEVTVSNELSSNSLLDVIVEKIRTLIHATREAVPVGLVLLLTAAADAEAQGRPASSQPAGGAQQQSSGQQGIGGPPAGQQQQQELQRRRQQMQQANEQQSAPPTPLNPASAPASMSQGSAPGQSGGSQGAQPNSGSGGAGSPGEPRGATTPRAPIGGAMRNANSQGMQTGAARVLAVAPERLSLADAITIGLDNNLATLLATERAEEARALQQQVRSFLLPNITGTAYQQNRTLNLAAQGLGGGGGEEMMGGGMGGGASIPSFVGPFNTFDARLNFSQTILNLAALREYKSTKAAVQVADLTAQLAREQVATFVALAYLSAQRSNLEVNAARADLRLAEALRELAVKQRNAGVANGIDVVRAESRAAQERLRVVQAEASAEQTRLDLERAVGLPQGSSTALTDTLAVRAEAVPSIDAALQQALASRLDTRIAEQTIEQRALDRKARAAARYPTINAVGDYGQSANTPFKNDRATRTYGVQLSVPVFDGGYTRGRINAALSQQRQAEWELGNSRGQVEQDVRTALVGWRLGAEQVRASEEQFQLATRELELATQRFRAGVADNTEVLEAQAGLANARALRVQALAQYGAARLNFAAATGTAQSFRL
- a CDS encoding HlyD family secretion protein produces the protein MAQDTTQSPARSAPRDPARRQAADPSDAPDLSARGRRKVEQQTEDAPDETTKTPVYKRPWFVIGAIILVLAVLFFGIRYYLHARAHESTDNAFIEGDAVRVSPRAAGTVSKVYVRDNQLVQAGTLLLELDPRDYQARLNQAQAGVVSAQAQRDASARAATARRSVIDQQRAQLAAATASLEQAQAEERAAQAQAARDARDEQRYAELYKTDAVSRQRYDQAQTAARTTAAQADAARKRTQTVRAQVGQARAAVAQAENDYRQATEQIGVAAAQIGEAQAAAEEAKLQLSYTKIYAAETGRVTRKAVDEGQTVAVGQQLMALTYGQLWVTANFKETQLEKMRAGQPVELEVDAYPSEKFRGKVESFQRGTGARFSLLPAENATGNYVKVVQRIPVKIVFDGQPNLHLLAPGMSVVPEVDISVEPTEKPTAPRNESAGSRAAVR